TCGCAGCGCAACGCCGCCAGAAAGGTCAGGGTACGCCAGCGTCCCTGCGGCACCTTGGCGATCAGGCGGGTGCCGCGGGCACATCGTCCATGGCGCCGGGTCATGTTCGTCTTGGCCCATGTCTCGTCGATAAAGACCAGCCGTTTGGCGTCAAGCCGGCCCTGGTATTTCCGCCACCGCTCGCGCCGGCGAGCGATGTCGGCGCGGTCCTGTTCGCTGGCGTGCAGGCTCTTTTTTTGAACGTGATGCCTTCGCGAGCGAAAAACGCCCAGAGCGCGCCATGGCTCACCTTGACCCCATCGGCGGCCAGCTCGGCCAGGATCGCCCGCAATGTCAGGTCCGGCTTGTCCGCAATTCGCGCCAGCAGCCAGTCGCGTCTGCCGCCCAGACGATGCGGGCGGCGCCCGCCCATCGCCAAGGCCGCTGCGCTCCCCGTCGTGCGGAAACGCTGCGACCATCTCACGACCGTGGCAACACTGACGCTGAATCTCTTCGCGGTGGCGCGGCGCGAGCGACCACCCGCCACCGCGGCCACCACCCGGTCCCGCAAATCCTGTGAATAGGGTCTCGGCATGCTCGCTGGCCTCCACCCCCCAGCCAGCATTTTGA
The Terriglobales bacterium genome window above contains:
- a CDS encoding IS630 family transposase (programmed frameshift); amino-acid sequence: MPRPYSQDLRDRVVAAVAGGRSRRATAKRFSVSVATVVRWSQRFRTTGSAAALAMGGRRPHRLGGRRDWLLARIADKPDLTLRAILAELAADGVKVSHGALWAFFAREGITFKKRGLHASEQDRADIARRRERWRKYQGRLDAKRLVFIDETWAKTNMTRRHGRCARGTRLIAKVPQGRWRTLTFLAALRCDRIAAPCVIDGPINGTSFRAYVEQFLVPTLSRGDVVIMDNLGSHKGQAVRHLIRAAGAKLFFLPRYSPDLNPIEQVFAKLKTLLRKANPRTTEATWRQIGSLLDHFTAEECANYLANAGYGYAST